In a genomic window of Scyliorhinus torazame isolate Kashiwa2021f chromosome 5, sScyTor2.1, whole genome shotgun sequence:
- the LOC140421179 gene encoding uncharacterized protein isoform X1 — protein MIGGLGSAVQGMLLPSVVMERTVLTKQKHATPVEKMKRTLCYQLMIIENYQKAISKELGPLAEWVRSNIQKITITSEEDFCKNYEIVHDQLCQLCSSSNELYKRFQETKTGILFQLGILMTGQQTPTEKHLSIGVPASGSKSSVDSLVPEDFPTGVKKNLSMCIQKESGICSPKIDTAKINTSRVIGVSCEDKTSESQWQKEEQFVKHSSGSYPLIKSLSSETDQSPEEVLSTNHYKELIVTKVDDKYSTESSSYTSLPLKKEDPCIFSNKSKSSNDNQTYIVRSEWEVWDTFEFTTSDSDTNGSFESEGEKTSNGQVFSTLDAAATPECSNQKDALSQSNPIEQVLTSKNNIFSPQQHLNPNSIVEPVTSHFPNLPVDRAMELPVATVIPEFQFCRWQELEIRVSHAIDPHYFYIQHSGQELPELMRQLNYECSKNSATLHRIPLINSYVCAWLPESKQWYRSCVIRIVGNEATMTHDDHHLLMEVLCVDYGFSACLSLSFLKSLPPTYCTLPQQALCVSLANISPMYGVTWSRSEINWFMKSVKNKTFFARLYQKSNIMTVALFSEKGKIGIMRRGSKLSQKMAAAGLARYSDGNCVSPKTGASIPLCWKQRLAKLLLESTNLRK, from the exons AGAACTGTGCTTACGAAGCAGAAGCATGCTACTCCAGTAGAAAAAATGAAACGTACCCTTTGCTACCAGCTGATGATAATTGAAAATTACCAGAAGGCCATTAGCAAAGAGCTGGGACCGCTAGCTGAATGG GTGAGATCGAATATTCAGAAGATTACCATTACGTCTGAAGAGGATTTCTGTAAAAATTATGAAATTGTCCATGATCAACTTTGCCAGCTTTGTAGTTCAAGTAACGAATTGTACAAAAGATTTCAAGAAACTAAAACGG GCATCTTGTTTCAACTAGGAATTCTGATGACTGGGCAACAGACTCCAACTGAGAAACATCTTTCTATTGGAGTTCCTGCATCTGGTTCCAAAAGTTCTGTTGATAGTTTAGTTCCAGAAGATTTTCCAACAGGTGTTAAGAAAAATCTAAGCATGTGTATTCAAAAGGAATCCGGCATCTGTAGTCCCAAAATTGACACCGCCAAAATCAACACTTCCAGGGTAATTGGTGTGTCTTGCGAGGACAAAACATCAGAATCTCAATGGCAAAAGGAAGAACAATTTGTGAAACATTCCAGTGGTAGTTACCCATTAATTAAAAGTCTGTCTTCAGAGACGGATCAATCTCCAGAAGAAGTTCTATCAACCAATCACTACAAAGAGCTTATTGTAACAAAAGTAGATGACAAATATTCGACTGAAAGCTCTAGTTACACAAGCCTGCCCTTGAAAAAAGAAGATCCTTGTATCTTTTCTAACAAAAGCAAGTCTTCAAATGACAATCAAACATATATAGTTCGATCGGAATGGGAAGTTTGGGACACTTTTGAATTTACTACATCGGACAGTGACACTAATGGCTCTTTTGAATCTGAAGGGGAAAAGACATCTAATGGACAAGTTTTCTcaactcttgatgctgctgcaactCCAGAATGCTCAAACCAGAAAGATGCTTTGAGCCAATCAAATCCAATTGAACAAGTGCTGACCTCCAAAAATAATATATTTTCTCCCCAACAACACTTGAACCCAAACAGCATAGTGGAACCAGTAACGAGTCATTTTCCAAATCTACCAGTTGATAGGGCTATGGAACTGCCTGTAGCTACTGTTATCCCAGAATTCCAGTTTTGTCGGTGGCAGGAGCTGGAGATAAGGGTCAGTCATGCAATTGACCCACACTATTTCTACATACAGCACTCTGGTCAGGAGCTACCAGAACTGATGAGGCAATTAAA CTATGAGTGCTCGAAGAACTCTGCTACGTTACATCGCATCCCTTTGATCAACTCCTATGTGTGTGCCTGGCTTCCTGAAAGCAAGCAGTGGTACCGTTCTTGTGTCATCAGGATTGTGGGAAATGAAGCAACAATGACACATG ATGATCATCACCTTCTAATGGAAGTCTTATGTGTGGATTATGGATTCTCTGCTTGCCTTTCGTTAAGTTTTTTAAAATCTCTCCCTCCAACATATTGCACCCTTCCCCAGCAAGCCTTATGTGTGTCTTTAGCAAAT ATTTCTCCAATGTATGGTGTTACCTGGTCCAGGTCAGAGATCAACTGGTTCATGAAGTCTGTGAAAAATAAAACATTCTTTGCAAGACTTTACCAAAAATCCAACATCATGACAGTGGCACTTTTCAGTGAAAAGGGGAAAATAGGTATCATGAG GAGAGGGTCTAAACTTTCCCAAAAAATGGCAGCAGCTGGGCTTGCAAGATATTCAGATGGTAATtgtg
- the LOC140421179 gene encoding uncharacterized protein isoform X2, translated as MKRTLCYQLMIIENYQKAISKELGPLAEWVRSNIQKITITSEEDFCKNYEIVHDQLCQLCSSSNELYKRFQETKTGILFQLGILMTGQQTPTEKHLSIGVPASGSKSSVDSLVPEDFPTGVKKNLSMCIQKESGICSPKIDTAKINTSRVIGVSCEDKTSESQWQKEEQFVKHSSGSYPLIKSLSSETDQSPEEVLSTNHYKELIVTKVDDKYSTESSSYTSLPLKKEDPCIFSNKSKSSNDNQTYIVRSEWEVWDTFEFTTSDSDTNGSFESEGEKTSNGQVFSTLDAAATPECSNQKDALSQSNPIEQVLTSKNNIFSPQQHLNPNSIVEPVTSHFPNLPVDRAMELPVATVIPEFQFCRWQELEIRVSHAIDPHYFYIQHSGQELPELMRQLNYECSKNSATLHRIPLINSYVCAWLPESKQWYRSCVIRIVGNEATMTHDDHHLLMEVLCVDYGFSACLSLSFLKSLPPTYCTLPQQALCVSLANISPMYGVTWSRSEINWFMKSVKNKTFFARLYQKSNIMTVALFSEKGKIGIMRRGSKLSQKMAAAGLARYSDGNCVSPKTGASIPLCWKQRLAKLLLESTNLRK; from the exons ATGAAACGTACCCTTTGCTACCAGCTGATGATAATTGAAAATTACCAGAAGGCCATTAGCAAAGAGCTGGGACCGCTAGCTGAATGG GTGAGATCGAATATTCAGAAGATTACCATTACGTCTGAAGAGGATTTCTGTAAAAATTATGAAATTGTCCATGATCAACTTTGCCAGCTTTGTAGTTCAAGTAACGAATTGTACAAAAGATTTCAAGAAACTAAAACGG GCATCTTGTTTCAACTAGGAATTCTGATGACTGGGCAACAGACTCCAACTGAGAAACATCTTTCTATTGGAGTTCCTGCATCTGGTTCCAAAAGTTCTGTTGATAGTTTAGTTCCAGAAGATTTTCCAACAGGTGTTAAGAAAAATCTAAGCATGTGTATTCAAAAGGAATCCGGCATCTGTAGTCCCAAAATTGACACCGCCAAAATCAACACTTCCAGGGTAATTGGTGTGTCTTGCGAGGACAAAACATCAGAATCTCAATGGCAAAAGGAAGAACAATTTGTGAAACATTCCAGTGGTAGTTACCCATTAATTAAAAGTCTGTCTTCAGAGACGGATCAATCTCCAGAAGAAGTTCTATCAACCAATCACTACAAAGAGCTTATTGTAACAAAAGTAGATGACAAATATTCGACTGAAAGCTCTAGTTACACAAGCCTGCCCTTGAAAAAAGAAGATCCTTGTATCTTTTCTAACAAAAGCAAGTCTTCAAATGACAATCAAACATATATAGTTCGATCGGAATGGGAAGTTTGGGACACTTTTGAATTTACTACATCGGACAGTGACACTAATGGCTCTTTTGAATCTGAAGGGGAAAAGACATCTAATGGACAAGTTTTCTcaactcttgatgctgctgcaactCCAGAATGCTCAAACCAGAAAGATGCTTTGAGCCAATCAAATCCAATTGAACAAGTGCTGACCTCCAAAAATAATATATTTTCTCCCCAACAACACTTGAACCCAAACAGCATAGTGGAACCAGTAACGAGTCATTTTCCAAATCTACCAGTTGATAGGGCTATGGAACTGCCTGTAGCTACTGTTATCCCAGAATTCCAGTTTTGTCGGTGGCAGGAGCTGGAGATAAGGGTCAGTCATGCAATTGACCCACACTATTTCTACATACAGCACTCTGGTCAGGAGCTACCAGAACTGATGAGGCAATTAAA CTATGAGTGCTCGAAGAACTCTGCTACGTTACATCGCATCCCTTTGATCAACTCCTATGTGTGTGCCTGGCTTCCTGAAAGCAAGCAGTGGTACCGTTCTTGTGTCATCAGGATTGTGGGAAATGAAGCAACAATGACACATG ATGATCATCACCTTCTAATGGAAGTCTTATGTGTGGATTATGGATTCTCTGCTTGCCTTTCGTTAAGTTTTTTAAAATCTCTCCCTCCAACATATTGCACCCTTCCCCAGCAAGCCTTATGTGTGTCTTTAGCAAAT ATTTCTCCAATGTATGGTGTTACCTGGTCCAGGTCAGAGATCAACTGGTTCATGAAGTCTGTGAAAAATAAAACATTCTTTGCAAGACTTTACCAAAAATCCAACATCATGACAGTGGCACTTTTCAGTGAAAAGGGGAAAATAGGTATCATGAG GAGAGGGTCTAAACTTTCCCAAAAAATGGCAGCAGCTGGGCTTGCAAGATATTCAGATGGTAATtgtg
- the LOC140421179 gene encoding uncharacterized protein isoform X3 yields MTGQQTPTEKHLSIGVPASGSKSSVDSLVPEDFPTGVKKNLSMCIQKESGICSPKIDTAKINTSRVIGVSCEDKTSESQWQKEEQFVKHSSGSYPLIKSLSSETDQSPEEVLSTNHYKELIVTKVDDKYSTESSSYTSLPLKKEDPCIFSNKSKSSNDNQTYIVRSEWEVWDTFEFTTSDSDTNGSFESEGEKTSNGQVFSTLDAAATPECSNQKDALSQSNPIEQVLTSKNNIFSPQQHLNPNSIVEPVTSHFPNLPVDRAMELPVATVIPEFQFCRWQELEIRVSHAIDPHYFYIQHSGQELPELMRQLNYECSKNSATLHRIPLINSYVCAWLPESKQWYRSCVIRIVGNEATMTHDDHHLLMEVLCVDYGFSACLSLSFLKSLPPTYCTLPQQALCVSLANISPMYGVTWSRSEINWFMKSVKNKTFFARLYQKSNIMTVALFSEKGKIGIMRRGSKLSQKMAAAGLARYSDGNCVSPKTGASIPLCWKQRLAKLLLESTNLRK; encoded by the exons ATGACTGGGCAACAGACTCCAACTGAGAAACATCTTTCTATTGGAGTTCCTGCATCTGGTTCCAAAAGTTCTGTTGATAGTTTAGTTCCAGAAGATTTTCCAACAGGTGTTAAGAAAAATCTAAGCATGTGTATTCAAAAGGAATCCGGCATCTGTAGTCCCAAAATTGACACCGCCAAAATCAACACTTCCAGGGTAATTGGTGTGTCTTGCGAGGACAAAACATCAGAATCTCAATGGCAAAAGGAAGAACAATTTGTGAAACATTCCAGTGGTAGTTACCCATTAATTAAAAGTCTGTCTTCAGAGACGGATCAATCTCCAGAAGAAGTTCTATCAACCAATCACTACAAAGAGCTTATTGTAACAAAAGTAGATGACAAATATTCGACTGAAAGCTCTAGTTACACAAGCCTGCCCTTGAAAAAAGAAGATCCTTGTATCTTTTCTAACAAAAGCAAGTCTTCAAATGACAATCAAACATATATAGTTCGATCGGAATGGGAAGTTTGGGACACTTTTGAATTTACTACATCGGACAGTGACACTAATGGCTCTTTTGAATCTGAAGGGGAAAAGACATCTAATGGACAAGTTTTCTcaactcttgatgctgctgcaactCCAGAATGCTCAAACCAGAAAGATGCTTTGAGCCAATCAAATCCAATTGAACAAGTGCTGACCTCCAAAAATAATATATTTTCTCCCCAACAACACTTGAACCCAAACAGCATAGTGGAACCAGTAACGAGTCATTTTCCAAATCTACCAGTTGATAGGGCTATGGAACTGCCTGTAGCTACTGTTATCCCAGAATTCCAGTTTTGTCGGTGGCAGGAGCTGGAGATAAGGGTCAGTCATGCAATTGACCCACACTATTTCTACATACAGCACTCTGGTCAGGAGCTACCAGAACTGATGAGGCAATTAAA CTATGAGTGCTCGAAGAACTCTGCTACGTTACATCGCATCCCTTTGATCAACTCCTATGTGTGTGCCTGGCTTCCTGAAAGCAAGCAGTGGTACCGTTCTTGTGTCATCAGGATTGTGGGAAATGAAGCAACAATGACACATG ATGATCATCACCTTCTAATGGAAGTCTTATGTGTGGATTATGGATTCTCTGCTTGCCTTTCGTTAAGTTTTTTAAAATCTCTCCCTCCAACATATTGCACCCTTCCCCAGCAAGCCTTATGTGTGTCTTTAGCAAAT ATTTCTCCAATGTATGGTGTTACCTGGTCCAGGTCAGAGATCAACTGGTTCATGAAGTCTGTGAAAAATAAAACATTCTTTGCAAGACTTTACCAAAAATCCAACATCATGACAGTGGCACTTTTCAGTGAAAAGGGGAAAATAGGTATCATGAG GAGAGGGTCTAAACTTTCCCAAAAAATGGCAGCAGCTGGGCTTGCAAGATATTCAGATGGTAATtgtg